The DNA region CAGTTGAGTGTAAGAATTTGAACTTGTTGCGCACAACACCGATCACCCTCTCAACGTGAATTCTGAGATGTGCTATGGCCCTAGTCTCCTCAACATCTTTCGCCTCCAGCTGTGCACGACCCCTTGTGAATGTAGGTAATTTGACTTCTGCACACATCATACCCACACTTTCTCTTATATTAAAGCCCCTATCTGCCAGCACAATGTCACCTGGTAACAGTTTGTTCAGGAAACCACTTTGCTCAGTTATATGCTTGTCACTTGTGCGCCCACCCCACCCGTTCGATATGAAGGAAATGACACCCTGGGGCGTGATCACAATTAGGTATTTCATTGTGTATGCGTGTTTGTATTGAGAGAAGGTCTGCGCCCTTGCCAGTACATTTGAGGGTTTCTCAATGAACACTTCGAAGCAGTCCACAATGGCAGCCACATTGTTCCCAAATGATTCCACAAACTGGTGTGGCATACTGGTCAACAAGCATTCCCTGCTTGGCCAGTGCACCAATGGACACAGCTGTGCGTACATCACTCCAAGGGTATGGTGAAAGGCATCAGCAACTGTTGTCCTATGTACTCTAAACAGATGGCTGAGGTGCTGTATGGGAAGGTCTAGTCTGAGGCGCATTAAAGTCAATAGGACAAGCTGGAAGGATGAGAGCTTCTTCATCCTACATTGAGGCAGATATGGAGTGAGGGTGATTAGAAGTGTCTGGAACAATGCAAAGTTTGGAAGCCCCGTGTAATACTTCACTGTGTTATCATCACCACCCAGAAAGTTCTCATTCATCCGGTACTCATCAAGCTCCCGCTTCAGCTCTCTGTTTTCTTCCAAAAGACTGTTGATAACATCTCGTCTAGATGTGCAGAGTCCACATTCCATTTCCTGGGTTGGTGGTGATGGCGGCTGCTGCTGCTGGTGACCCTGGGCTGGCGATGGCGGCTGCTGGTGGTCCTGGTCTGGCGGTGACGGCTGCTGGTGGTCCTGGTCTGGCGGTGACGGCTGCTGGTAGTCCTGGGCTGGCGGTGGCGGCTGCTGGTGGTCCTGCTCTGGCGGCCGCTTCTGGGTCCTGCGCTTCACTTGCCGCTGATATCTTGCTTCATCTGTTTCTTTAACATCATTGTGGCCTAACCGCAGGGATGGTGTCCAGTCAGGGTGGTTCTCCAACATCTCAAATGATGGTTTACCTACAAACAGAATAATAAGATtatgaaaaatctatttaatcAATGCTTTAAACTGGCAACAAGGTGCCTATGACATCTCACAACATCTCAACTATTTAGTAATGTCATATTCTCATATAATGGTTTACCTATAACAGAATAATTAGAttatgataaaagaaatgtAATTAATGCTTTCCACTGGCATTCCATCGGAGAACACATGTAAAATAAGGATACAGCCTGAGAGGGTAACACTAGTCATGGTATGACAAAAGGGCTCAGGGGtacacaagacaaaaaaaagGTTGGGAAAAACTGGTGTACAAAACAAAGAGACAATCACACTACAGTGACAATATTCCACCAACAAGGTAGCATAGTGTCATGAGCAGAATCTCAACTACTTTTTAGCTCAAgggatatttcacccaaaaatgaaaattgtgtcatcaatTACTCAGACTAATGTTGTTCTAAGCctgtatgaatgtcttttttctgatgaacacaaaagaagatattttgagaaatacagttgacggtaccaattaaattccatcatatttttttaattcctactatggaagtcaatggacactatctgctgtgtttaccatcatttctcaaaacatcttttgtgttcatcagaaaaaataaattcatacaggtttaaaacaacatgaggatgagtaaatgatgacagaattttcattttaaagtaaactAACCCTTTAACATTAATGGTTGGTCATTGAGCATTTTCGAAGAGGCAACAGTCTGTTAGATAGTTATCTAACGTTAGGCAGCAAGTTCAGAATCACTTCAGGGTTTGCAACAACATTAGGTAACCTACACTTCGTAGCTTTAAGAGACAACAAcataaagacatttttaaagaaCTTACCTGAGTGAAAATGCAAAGAACAGACTCTCATCGACTGGGGGGTGAAATCGAAAGTAAGGTCCTTTCTTCTTATTGCAGCCAACCAAGCAATCCGTCGTCTCCTCGTCAGGTCAGAGATTTGCTCTCCCTGATGCTGTCTCCATTTGGGTAATCTAAAAAACTGTGTACCATTGTTTCTATGTTTTCCATATGCATCGTGTGATGTACTGGAACAGTTTTTTACGCAGCAGTGACTTCCAGGCATGGTAAAACAGTGTGGATTCGCGAAAATCTCCTCTACTACCAAGCTAACAACACACGTAAACAATCATATTTTGCCGCCGGTGTTGTGTGAAATTCTGTCCCCGTGAAAAACTGTCCCAATGGGCGGGGCACACATGCATATTCATAGGTTCGCTCCGCTTTGGAACCAGCGATTGGATTGCAAATTCTTGTGTGTTTTCCAGCTCTTTTTTGATATATTATTTCTATAAGGTAATAAAGCCGAATGATCATATGCCTTGTTTAGATGCACAATTGTTTACATTCTTCACATAATAGGCTAAAATGCTTTGCATGTGCGTTTTGTAAGAACACTTTTTCATGGCTATACAATATCATTTTTGCTATTTAGCCTACGTTTATAAT from Paramisgurnus dabryanus chromosome 8, PD_genome_1.1, whole genome shotgun sequence includes:
- the LOC135770500 gene encoding uncharacterized protein is translated as MPGSHCCVKNCSSTSHDAYGKHRNNGTQFFRLPKWRQHQGEQISDLTRRRRIAWLAAIRRKDLTFDFTPQSMRVCSLHFHSGKPSFEMLENHPDWTPSLRLGHNDVKETDEARYQRQVKRRTQKRPPEQDHQQPPPPAQDYQQPSPPDQDHQQPSPPDQDHQQPPSPAQGHQQQQPPSPPTQEMECGLCTSRRDVINSLLEENRELKRELDEYRMNENFLGGDDNTVKYYTGLPNFALFQTLLITLTPYLPQCRMKKLSSFQLVLLTLMRLRLDLPIQHLSHLFRVHRTTVADAFHHTLGVMYAQLCPLVHWPSRECLLTSMPHQFVESFGNNVAAIVDCFEVFIEKPSNVLARAQTFSQYKHAYTMKYLIVITPQGVISFISNGWGGRTSDKHITEQSGFLNKLLPGDIVLADRGFNIRESVGMMCAEVKLPTFTRGRAQLEAKDVEETRAIAHLRIHVERVIGVVRNKFKFLHSTVPVHMLVKCEGENLMPLDKIVTVCSALTNMCKSVV